A region from the Ciconia boyciana chromosome 1, ASM3463844v1, whole genome shotgun sequence genome encodes:
- the AKAP11 gene encoding A-kinase anchor protein 11 isoform X3 yields MDTYARAQGNRMKPRISVKKSFGEGVLHSMKSLLHSRKELCNVSADECLNREEQDNFIEITFIGFAEEMGTAHLQELAAVSAELPGVLKLLQLCKLKENEVIFLKDVKKTLAKPYDMKHQHQLPEVFCVMRLSPSFPRIKVDYIFTLLSKYTTGIRYAVEINSSQKHQTEISHGEDDDTNQSVSSIEDDFVTAFEHLDEDEPSKIQSAGACSFTSRNHRDAASQTIPAQCLEAVDSKILVGSAHRKSSARSSTLIDILGLKELSSVKNSVTTSISDPWIQRNFYKPYNPSDQGVNFLCKTLFSSSPAESSESDCSSPSPIIFLDEEGYQKSLKAKLQLPKIPVVKDGIEDSDSEVSEFFDSFDQFDELEQALENSCKVIRDPILGNPSQKRRTAREQLSSGSITMNPQKFKFDRPTLPANVKKPTPRKPESPYSSVFDVPDSPRPVKTSGEENGGLFSPIRSSAFSPLGSCGSSECLCRINLSGDGTGQNHDDAVYNSYSAYADSVSFEILDSVFHSESSSEQVCAGNYSKHKGIVLKEKKGQAADLKMRTGKEPDKHAKSKHKSLMIRDSIQKFATELVEKSFGSAFKDLQKGVSSCTNALCHLAARLTSSVFQMAFYEIGRRRAISLKERAINGIASFLVSEAITGALKELRHVKKQIFTNTVARFAADLAEELVFEGIMEVCQFSYPSTPTAAQPSSFDYEDKVVRSYARDLSESVIQEAFIELSQVDVTFTTQAAISVSMDNIKYVSAESMLESTQTSTVFPNFNDRVALKPIQDSKKEYTVQQALFCTSGVVSSIPVPLAGRALCQHQVSSDAYKAKDSTAPNSDDNMKIYKDTTHPFFTSRKREEEVASFRNIYLISDHSQSTENTPSLLRNRNDTKQTNNRSGMNNDSELTSGSKGINTFSGTMVDMIVNEAYEAITSSRVTKAVEEYTDFLTRKIIDKKPYVQCIGEDFPKNVFADHLAKYVIKQSVDESKTVLCNTGENLACNVSSQTYADTNRKEQCVIKKQEAEKQNNVSIIVEQQQMPLNNPCKCLLTPTHSVQRFSEPKDCWQEQKGHRFSSKSPPSCSTVTFAKHVLEDFTDTGSCLITCLNKPSKKHDMQKPSSGPLTYRQADCFLHANSFSSVMFGSEDASQMEDKSRLKDGNTCVMPDTPPPTPLVPCQGSSEKNLRKLSKKLKGELAKEFAPATPPSTPYNPSVTGLSETERDSLENEEFMLKLMRSLSEEVESSEDEDHSEMPIEKEERSEKTIQYADCLASHVISLATEMAASHLDGKTNKRETDRQVQLGMQNRRCGYTAFINIPEETCNSLWNYAGDMAGKVINEAKKIVKSRHCKLLRLKRVNCQVDCLYLRRGDKDYSSKERCGPMQDQWPGERDSAVLPLPQGSGMTGLTSKYPSCESVTDEYADHIIRVLKREGGNAELLMDQYASRLAYRSIKSGLQQAARKNKLRYNRKTFPGQNAQVNGKLELIKAVNKDAVQQVKSSIHHREDQTYERGIGTQRTECTELLHFSESLAHSITCDVRKKLKMSGACLPKSLTDSCLYKKTEFDEVTGDLTKTRFSRTFLPFSPDHKLYHSTGSLNENGYSEGIIQAIEQYARKVADDTLEKSLESAVLHVAENRKNGDRLSYTEKLSPFSGTVCRCCSMKEHRYCTESTPHHLPASESSIPVRHFLHPGLGGACQKSRVFQLDIPKIHIDVEQKTVFSDKGATAAIKKAEGELSYTSVTADSGIGQDGVSFAESLTTEIMTSAMTNIGQAVNISSVGREGFHSVESIVSQQMSLSIGDDSTGSWSNLSFEDEHPDESSSFLHLSDSNGNSSSWSSLGLEGDMYEENLSFPTSDSDGTEDKDEDSKDAVEGLEQIRKTLAIVNIDLEPNLVDPQLRAALQWLAASETEVSGLHFHDAATREFVFEPWSHNATWTEFMDSFSKQADECASEGSLGKEWLGFFLSFCLLVKIQTFE; encoded by the exons ATGGATACATACGCCAGGGCTCAGGGCAATCGAATGAAACCAAGAATATCTGTGAAAAAG agttttgGTGAAGGTGTACTGCACTCTATGAAGTCACTGCTACACAGCAGAAAAGAGTTATGCAATGTATCAGCAGATGAATGTCTAAATCGGGAAGAACAAGATAATTTTATTGAG attacATTTATAGGTTTTGCTGAAGAGATGGGTACTGCTCATTTGCAG GAGTTGGCAGCTGTTTCTGCAGAGCTCCCAGGTGTTCTGAAATTGCTCCAGTTGTGCAAACTAAAAGAAAACGAGGTTATATTTCTAAAAGATGTAAAGAAAACCTTGGCAAAACCCTATGACATGAAACATCAG CATCAGCTTCCTGAAGTGTTTTGTGTGATGAGACTGTCTCCTTCATTCCCAAGGATCAAAGTTGATTACATATTTACGTTGCTGAGCAAGTATACCACAGGCATAAGATATGCAGTGGAAATAAACTCATCGCAAAAGCATCAAACAGAGATATCCCATGGAGAAGATGATGACACTAATCAGTCAGTTTCTTCAATTGAAGATGATTTTGTCACTGCTTTCGAACACTTAGATGAAGATGAGCCTTCAAAGATACAAAGTGCTG gtgcaTGCAGCTTTACTTCTCGAAACCATCGAGATGCTGCTTCACAGACCATCCCTGCTCAATGTTTAGAAGCTGTTGACTCAAAGATCCTTGTGGGTTCTGCACATCGAAAGTCATCTGCCAGATCGTCGACTTTGATTGATATTTTGGGACTTAAGGAACTGTCCTCAGTAAAAAATTCAGTTACAACCTCAATTTCTGATCCTTGGATACAAAGGAATTTCTATAAGCCATATAATCCTTCTGATCAAGGTGttaattttttatgtaaaacattgttttcctcctctccagctgaaTCCTCTGAGTCAGATTGCTCCAGCCCAAGCCCCATTATCTTCTTAGATGAAGAAGGGTATCAAAAAAGCTTGAAGGCAAAACTTCAGCTACCAAAAATTCCAGTAGTGAAAGATGGTATAGAGGATTCAGACTCAGAAGTAAGTGAATTTTTTGATAGTTTTGATCAGTTCGATGAGCTGGAACAAGCCTTGGAAAACTCTTGTAAAGTTATTAGGGATCCCATCCTAGGAAATCCCTCCCAGAAAAGGAGGACTGCACGTGAACAATTGTCTTCTGGAAGCATTACAATGAATCCTCAGAAATTCAAGTTTGATCGTCCCACTCTCCCAGCCAATGTAAAGAAACCAACTCCTCGTAAACCAGAATCACCATATAGCAGCGTCTTTGATGTCCCAGATTCCCCTCGCCCAGTTAAAACATCAGGGGAAGAGAATGGAGGCTTGTTCAGCCCTATTAGATCATCGGCTTTCAGTCCACTAGGGAGCTGTGGTTCTTCTGAATGTTTATGTCGAATTAATCTCAGTGGAGATGGGACAGGTCAAAATCACGATGATGCAGTTTATAATAGTTATTCAGCCTACGCTGATAgtgtttcatttgaaatactggattctgtttttcattctgaGTCCTCATCAGAACAAGTATGTGCAGGAAATTATTCGAAACACAAAGGGattgttttgaaagagaaaaaaggtcaAGCTGCAGATCTCAAAATGAGAACTGGTAAGGAGCCAGATAAACACGCAAAATCTAAACATAAGTCATTAATGATTAGAGATAGCATTCAAAAATTTGCAACTGAATTAGTTGAAAAAAGTTTTGGCAGTGCATTTAAAGACCTGCAAAAAGGCGTTTCTTCATGCACCAATGCACTTTGTCATTTGGCTGCTAGGTTAActtcttcagtctttcaaaTGGCTTTTTATGAGATTGGAAGACGTAGAGCAATCTCCCTGAAGGAGCGTGCCATTAATGGGATAGCAAGCTTTTTGGTGAGTGAAGCTATAACTGGTGCTTTGAAAGAACTGCGGCAcgtaaagaaacaaatatttaccAACACGGTTGCACGGTTTGCGGCAGACCTTGCCGAAGAACTTGTGTTTGAAGGAATCATGGAAGTATGCCAGTTTTCGTATCCATCGACACCTACAGCTGCACAGCCTTCATCATTTGATTATGAAGACAAAGTGGTAAGATCCTATGCCAGAGATTTGTCTGAATCTGTCATTCAGGAGGCTTTTATTGAACTTTCTCAGGTTGATGTGACCTTCACAACACAAGCAGCCATTAGTGTTTCCATGGACAACATTAAATATGTGAGCGCAGAAAGTATGTTAGAGTCAACACAGACTTCCACagtttttcctaattttaacGATAGGGTAGCACTGAAGCCAATCCAAGATTCCAAGAAGGAATATACAGTACAGCAAGCTCTGTTTTGCACCTCTGGTGTTGTAAGTTCAATACCTGTGCCCTTAGCTGGAAGAGCTCTTTGTCAACATCAGGTTTCCTCTGATGCTTATAAAGCAAAAGATTCCACTGCTCCAAATTCTGATGACAATATGAAAATATACAAAGACACCACTCATCCATTTTTCAcaagcagaaagagagaggaggaagtcgcttctttcagaaatatatacCTAATTTCAGATCACAGTCAAAGTACTGAAAATACTCCATCACTCTTACGTAACCGAAACGataccaaacaaacaaataacagaTCTGGAATGAACAATGATTCAGAATTAACAAGTGGGTCAAAAGGCATTAATACTTTCTCTGGAACTATGGTAGATATGATAGTAAATGAAGCTTATGAAGCCATAACCTCATCTAGAGTAACAAAAGCAGTAGAAGAGTATACAgattttttaacaagaaaaataatagataAAAAACCTTATGTGCAATGTATTGGTGAAGATTTCCCCAAGAATGTGTTTGCAGATCACTTGGCCAAGTATGTCATAAAACAATCTGTAGATGAAAGTAAAACTGTGTTATGCAACACTGGTGAGAATTTAGCGTGTAATGTGAGCTCACAGACTTACGCAGATACCAATAGAAAAGAACAATGTGTGATAAAGAAGCAAGAGgctgagaaacaaaataatgtttctatAATTGTGGAACAACAACAGATGCCTTTGAATAATCCATGTAAATGTCTTCTTACTCCAACTCATTCTGTTCAGCGTTTTTCAGAACCTAAAGATTGTTGGCAGGAACAAAAAGGACACAGGTTTTCTTCAAAATCACCACCGTCTTGTTCCACTGTGACTTTTGCTAAGCATGTTCTCGAGGACTTTACTGACACAGGAAGCTGCTTAATAACATGCTTAAACAAGCCCTCAAAAAAACATGATATGCAGAAACCATCATCAGGACCTTTGACTTACAGGCAGGCTGATTGTTTTCTGCATGCAAATAGCTTTTCTTCAGTGATGTTTGGCAGTGAAGATGCTTCGCAGATGGAAGATAAATCACGTCTCAAAGATGGAAATACCTGTGTAATGCCTGATACACCCCCACCAACTCCTTTAGTACCATGTCAAGGtagttctgaaaaaaacctaagaaaaCTGTCTAAGAAACTCAAGGGAGAATTAGCAAAGGAATTTGCACCTGCAACACCACCTTCTACACCATACAATCCATCTGTTACTGGTTTGTCTGAAACTGAACGTGACTCTTTGGAAAATGAGGAATTTATGCTGAAACTCATGCGGTCGCTTTCTGAAGAAGTGGAAAGTAGTGAAGATGAAGATCATTCTGAAATGCCCATTGAGAAGGAGGAACGTTCAGAAAAAACAATTCAGTATGCAGATTGCTTAGCTAGCCATGTAATTTCACTAGCGACTGAAATGGCTGCTTCCCATTTAGatggtaaaacaaacaaaagagaaactgatAGACAGGTTCAGTTAGGTATGCAAAACAGAAGATGTGGATATACTGCATTTATAAATATCCCAGAAGAGACATGCAATTCTTTATGGAATTATGCAGGTGATATGGCAGGAAAAGTCATCAATGAGGCCAAGAAAATAGTGAAATCAAGGCATTGTAAACTGTTGAGGTTGAAGCGGGTTAACTGTCAGGTGGATTGCCTTTATCTGAGAAGAGGTGATAAAGATTATAGTTCAAAAGAACGGTGCGGTCCAATGCAGGACCAGTGGCCGGGGGAGAGAGATTCAGCTGTACTTCCTTTACCACAAGGTTCAGGCATGACAGGTTTGACTTCCAAATACCCAAGCTGTGAAAGTGTGACTGACGAATATGCAGATCATATTATTCGAGTTTTGAAAAGAGAAGGTGGTAATGCTGAACTGCTGATGGATCAGTATGCTAGCAGACTTGCTTACAGGTCTATCAAATCAGGCTTACAGCAAGCtgctagaaaaaacaaattgagATACAACAGAAAGACATTTCCTGGGCAAAATGCGCAGGTAAATGGTAAGCTGGAGCTGATCAAAGCAGTGAATAAAGATGCAGTACAGCAAGTGAAAAGCAGCATTCATCACCGTGAAGACCAAACTTATGAAAGGGGTATTGgcacacagagaacagaatGCACAGAGttgttacatttttcagaatCCCTTGCTCACAGTATCACTTGTGATGTTAGGAAGAAATTGAAAATGTCGGGAGCATGTTTGCCAAAGTCTCTAACAGATTCCTGTCTATATAAAAAGACTGAATTTGATGAAGTCACAGGGGATCTTACTAAAACAAGATTTTCTAggacatttcttcctttctccccagaTCATAAACTGTATCATAGTACAGgcagtttaaatgaaaatggcTACAGTGAAGGCATTATTCAAGCTATAGAACAATATGCCAGGAAAGTAGCAGATGATACTCTAGAAAAGAGTTTAGAGTCGGCTGTTCTCCATgtggctgaaaacagaaaaaatgggGATAGACTCTCATATACTGAGAAACTGTCTCCTTTTTCTGGAACTGTGTGTAGATGTTGCAGTATGAAAGAACATCGGTACTGTACAGAAAGTACACCTCATCATCTACCTGCGTCAGAATCCTCCATTCCCGTGAGGCATTTTCTTCATCCTGGATTAGGTGGTGCTTGTCAAAAATCAAGAGTGTTTCAGCTTGATATTCCTAAAATTCACATTGATGTCGAACAGAAGACAGTGTTTTCTGACAAGGGGGCTACTGCGGCcataaagaaagcagaaggagaacTGAGTTACACAAGTGTGACAGCTGACAGTGGTATTGGACAAGATGGAGTCAGCTTTGCTGAAAGCCTTACTACTGAAATAATGACATCAGCTATGACTAATATTGGTCAGGCAGTTAACATAAG CTCTGTTGGAAGAGAAGGATTTCACTCTGTTGAATCTATCGTTAGCCAGCAGATGAGCCTTAGTATTGGTGATGATAGCACTGGGAGTTGGTCCAATCTAAGTTTTGAAGATGAACATCCTGATGAGAGCAGCAGTTTTCTTCACCTCAGTGACAG TAATGGTAACAGCAGTAGCTGGAGCAGTCTTGGTTTAGAAGGGGATATGTATGAGGAGAATTTATCCTTTCCAACATCAGACAG tgatggAACAGAAGATAAAGATGAGGACTCCAAGGATGCTGTAGAAG